In the Phaeobacter gallaeciensis genome, one interval contains:
- a CDS encoding ABC transporter ATP-binding protein: MPKPFLSIERLTQKFPDGQGGTLTVFENATFGIEKGEFVCILGHSGCGKSTIMNILAGLAEPTSGVVKMDGTEVSGPSLDRGVVFQNYSLLPWLSTLKNVTFGVKARYPDWSKAKVEEHAREYLAMVGLEGDVVQRKPSQLSGGMRQRVSIARAFANHPKLLLLDEPFGALDALTRGTIQDELLKIWGGTEQTVFMITHDIDEAILLADRILLMTNGPFARVAESVEITIPRPRSRTEIVEHPNYYAIRNHLVQFLGQRSKELAGQKSDDPDQRPETVRIDKTAAESATEAAPEPEPARHLQAVND; this comes from the coding sequence AGTATCGAGCGTCTGACGCAGAAATTCCCCGACGGTCAGGGGGGCACCCTGACCGTTTTCGAAAACGCCACCTTTGGCATCGAAAAGGGAGAGTTCGTCTGCATCCTTGGCCACTCTGGCTGCGGCAAGTCGACGATCATGAACATCCTTGCCGGGTTGGCTGAGCCGACTTCGGGCGTGGTCAAGATGGATGGCACCGAGGTCTCCGGCCCGTCGCTGGACCGCGGGGTGGTGTTCCAGAACTATTCGCTGCTGCCCTGGCTTTCGACCCTGAAGAACGTCACCTTTGGTGTGAAGGCGCGCTATCCCGACTGGTCCAAGGCCAAGGTCGAAGAACACGCCCGGGAATATCTGGCCATGGTCGGGCTTGAAGGCGATGTGGTTCAGCGCAAGCCGAGCCAACTGTCGGGTGGTATGCGTCAGCGGGTCTCCATCGCGCGGGCCTTTGCCAACCATCCCAAGCTGTTGCTGCTGGATGAACCCTTTGGCGCGTTGGATGCGCTGACCCGGGGCACCATTCAGGACGAACTCCTGAAGATCTGGGGCGGGACCGAGCAGACAGTGTTCATGATCACCCATGACATCGACGAGGCGATCTTGCTGGCTGACCGCATCCTGCTCATGACCAACGGTCCTTTTGCCCGTGTGGCGGAGTCGGTGGAGATCACCATCCCGCGTCCGCGCAGCCGTACCGAGATCGTCGAACATCCCAACTACTACGCCATCCGCAACCACCTGGTGCAGTTCCTTGGCCAGCGGTCGAAAGAACTGGCCGGACAGAAAAGCGACGATCCCGATCAGCGGCCCGAAACCGTGCGGATCGACAAAACTGCGGCAGAATCCGCCACCGAAGCCGCACCAGAACCGGAACCGGCCCGCCACCTACAGGCGGTCAACGACTGA
- the cynS gene encoding cyanase: MKDTFEVPTMMSKEDVTMMILSAKKQAGMTWEGIAEKIGMSPVWTHSACMGMNGFPKDKAEALVTALALPQEAVSVLEEPPTKVWEQAIPTDPCIYRLYEIVGVYGPTIKALIEEKFGTGIMSAIDFDMQVIRVPHEKGDRVKIEMSGKYLGYNSW; encoded by the coding sequence ATGAAAGATACTTTTGAGGTGCCCACGATGATGAGCAAAGAAGACGTGACCATGATGATCCTCTCGGCCAAGAAACAGGCCGGGATGACCTGGGAAGGCATCGCCGAAAAGATCGGCATGTCGCCGGTCTGGACCCATTCGGCCTGCATGGGCATGAATGGCTTTCCCAAGGACAAGGCCGAAGCGCTGGTGACGGCCCTCGCGCTGCCGCAAGAGGCGGTCTCGGTTCTGGAAGAGCCGCCGACCAAGGTCTGGGAGCAAGCCATCCCCACCGATCCCTGCATCTATCGCCTGTACGAAATCGTCGGAGTTTACGGCCCGACCATCAAGGCGCTGATCGAAGAGAAATTCGGCACCGGCATCATGTCGGCCATCGATTTCGACATGCAGGTGATCCGCGTGCCCCACGAAAAGGGCGACCGGGTCAAGATCGAGATGTCCGGCAAATACCTCGGCTATAATTCCTGGTAA
- a CDS encoding OmpA family protein, whose translation MRLSSFLIPTLSFAAAAGLSLIAAGFAVTAVERGSEREVRRSLDVAGLHWAEVTADGLRVTLQGTAPDEATRFAAISLAGSIVDAARVIDDITVPPSDGLAPPRFSAEILRNDRGISISGLIPLSASRETLVGQLDRIAEDNNKKVADLLETADYPLPDGWDPALKFAVAALELLPRSKISVEAGAVSVTAIADSTEERDSFERQLSRMAPPQIRLSLDIAAPRPVITPFTLRFLISESGARFDACSAEDEESRARILSAARAAGLEGEADCVIGMGVPSPTWADAAELSIQSLAELGQGSVTIANADITLVAAEGTPEAQFDTVVGELETALPQVFALHAVLPMPETDAAAGPPEFTATLSPEGQVQLRGRITDAATRTIADSYAKARFGSDSVYTAARVAEGLPADWPVRVLAGLEALSYLERGAVSVTPEDLTLRGMSYRKDASSEIAKFLSAKLGEAEDYELDITYEEPPAPKDQPMAPELCQAALTSVQLENGKITFEPGSATVEAGSNVIIDKIAAILEKCGPIRLEIQGHTDSQGREEMNQNLSQARAQSVLNELRARRILTSTYIARGFGESSPIASNDTEEGREANRRIDFRLLLPTTGESEESTLDSAAAPVEETTAEAKAPAAEGETETQAETQAEDAEGDDAQAADTETGDTEQETSGQ comes from the coding sequence ATGCGCCTGTCTTCGTTTCTGATCCCGACTTTGTCCTTCGCCGCGGCGGCAGGGCTGAGCCTGATCGCAGCGGGGTTTGCCGTCACAGCCGTCGAGCGTGGCAGCGAGCGCGAAGTGCGCCGGTCTCTGGATGTTGCGGGCCTGCACTGGGCCGAGGTCACCGCCGACGGGCTGCGGGTCACCCTGCAGGGCACCGCCCCGGACGAAGCCACCCGGTTTGCAGCGATCTCTCTGGCAGGCAGCATTGTCGATGCGGCGCGGGTGATCGACGATATCACGGTGCCGCCCTCGGACGGATTGGCGCCGCCGCGGTTTTCGGCGGAAATCCTGCGCAATGATCGGGGCATTTCAATCAGCGGGTTGATCCCGCTGTCCGCCTCGCGCGAGACGCTGGTCGGACAGCTGGACCGCATCGCCGAAGACAACAACAAGAAGGTCGCCGATCTTCTGGAAACCGCGGATTACCCGCTCCCCGATGGCTGGGACCCGGCGCTGAAATTCGCCGTCGCGGCGTTGGAGCTGCTGCCGCGCTCCAAGATCTCGGTCGAGGCAGGCGCGGTTTCGGTGACCGCAATCGCCGACAGCACCGAAGAACGCGACAGTTTTGAACGCCAGCTGAGCAGGATGGCACCGCCGCAGATCCGTCTCAGCCTTGATATTGCCGCGCCGCGCCCGGTGATCACGCCCTTTACCCTGCGGTTTCTGATTTCCGAAAGCGGTGCCCGGTTCGATGCCTGCTCAGCCGAGGACGAGGAAAGCCGCGCCCGCATCCTGTCCGCCGCCCGCGCTGCCGGACTGGAGGGAGAGGCCGACTGCGTGATTGGCATGGGGGTTCCCTCCCCCACATGGGCCGATGCCGCCGAACTCAGCATTCAGAGCCTTGCGGAATTGGGTCAGGGCTCGGTCACCATCGCCAACGCCGATATCACCCTTGTCGCCGCCGAAGGCACGCCGGAGGCCCAATTCGACACAGTGGTGGGAGAGCTGGAAACCGCGCTGCCGCAGGTCTTTGCCCTGCACGCGGTGCTGCCCATGCCGGAAACCGATGCCGCTGCCGGACCGCCCGAATTCACCGCCACGCTCAGCCCCGAAGGCCAGGTGCAGCTGCGCGGGCGCATCACCGATGCCGCCACCCGCACCATCGCCGACAGCTATGCCAAGGCGCGGTTTGGCTCCGACAGCGTCTATACCGCCGCGCGCGTGGCCGAGGGACTGCCTGCCGATTGGCCGGTGCGGGTGCTGGCCGGGCTTGAGGCGCTTTCCTATCTGGAGCGCGGCGCGGTCAGCGTCACGCCAGAGGATCTAACCCTGCGCGGCATGAGCTACCGCAAGGATGCCTCCTCAGAGATTGCCAAGTTCCTGTCCGCCAAACTGGGCGAGGCCGAAGACTATGAGCTCGACATCACCTATGAAGAGCCGCCCGCGCCCAAGGATCAACCGATGGCGCCGGAGCTGTGTCAGGCGGCGCTGACCAGCGTGCAGCTGGAGAACGGCAAGATCACCTTTGAGCCCGGCTCGGCCACGGTGGAGGCCGGCAGCAACGTGATCATCGACAAGATCGCCGCGATCCTTGAGAAATGCGGCCCGATACGGCTGGAAATCCAAGGCCACACCGACAGCCAGGGGCGTGAGGAGATGAACCAGAACCTCAGCCAGGCGCGAGCGCAATCGGTTCTCAACGAATTGCGGGCGCGGCGGATCCTGACCTCGACCTATATCGCGCGCGGATTTGGCGAAAGCAGCCCGATCGCCTCGAACGACACCGAGGAAGGCCGCGAAGCCAACCGCCGCATCGATTTCCGCCTGCTGCTGCCGACGACTGGCGAGAGCGAGGAAAGCACCCTCGACAGCGCCGCAGCGCCCGTGGAGGAGACGACAGCAGAGGCCAAAGCCCCTGCAGCCGAAGGCGAAACCGAAACCCAGGCTGAAACCCAAGCAGAAGACGCCGAGGGTGACGACGCACAGGCGGCTGACACTGAGACCGGCGACACAGAACAGGAGACATCGGGCCAATGA
- the ubiA gene encoding 4-hydroxybenzoate octaprenyltransferase: MQGQSPTPDGQVADAVKGNWVDTHAPAWSRPYLRLSRADRPIGTWLLLIPCWWGLALAILWDDTPVWQDAWIFVACGLGAWLMRGAGCTWNDITDRNFDGAVERTRSRPIPSGQVTVRGAVTWMCAQALVAFGILMTFNWAAIGMGVLALLPVAVYPFAKRFTWWPQIFLGLAFNWGAMLAWVAHTGSLAWPPVILYLAGIAWTLFYDTIYAHQDTEDDALIGVKSTARLFGDNSPSWLRRFIVATVGLMALAVVLAAHVDANLLTLLIALAGPWAMGWHMTWQLRVFDPENNPRLLKLFRLNRDTGLIPLIFFAVATFV, translated from the coding sequence ATGCAAGGGCAATCGCCAACACCAGATGGTCAGGTCGCAGATGCGGTCAAGGGGAATTGGGTGGACACCCACGCGCCCGCCTGGTCGCGCCCCTATCTGCGGCTGAGCCGCGCAGACCGCCCGATCGGCACATGGCTGTTGCTGATCCCCTGCTGGTGGGGTCTGGCGCTGGCCATCCTCTGGGATGACACCCCGGTCTGGCAGGACGCCTGGATCTTTGTCGCCTGTGGGCTTGGCGCCTGGCTGATGCGCGGTGCGGGCTGCACATGGAACGACATCACCGACCGCAACTTTGACGGCGCGGTCGAGCGTACCCGATCACGACCGATCCCATCCGGACAGGTGACCGTGCGCGGCGCGGTGACTTGGATGTGCGCGCAGGCGCTTGTGGCCTTTGGCATCCTGATGACCTTCAACTGGGCTGCCATCGGCATGGGCGTGCTGGCGCTGCTGCCAGTTGCCGTCTACCCCTTTGCCAAAAGGTTCACCTGGTGGCCGCAGATCTTCCTTGGGCTGGCCTTCAACTGGGGGGCCATGCTGGCCTGGGTGGCGCATACCGGATCGTTGGCATGGCCGCCGGTCATCCTCTATCTGGCGGGGATTGCCTGGACGCTGTTTTATGACACCATCTATGCACATCAGGACACCGAGGACGACGCGCTGATCGGCGTCAAATCCACCGCCCGCCTGTTTGGCGACAACAGCCCCAGCTGGCTGCGCCGCTTCATCGTGGCAACCGTGGGCCTGATGGCCCTTGCCGTTGTGCTGGCCGCACATGTCGATGCCAACCTGCTGACCCTGCTGATTGCGCTTGCCGGTCCCTGGGCTATGGGCTGGCACATGACCTGGCAATTGCGCGTATTTGATCCCGAAAACAACCCCCGCCTGTTGAAGCTGTTCCGGCTCAACCGCGATACCGGCTTGATTCCGCTGATCTTCTTTGCCGTGGCCACTTTCGTGTGA
- a CDS encoding 16S rRNA (uracil(1498)-N(3))-methyltransferase translates to MSAKIRLYVEHPLGAGQTIPLDRDQAHYLFGVMRQAVGAKVALFNGRDGEWLAEVAEAGKRGGVLSCLEQTRPLQMPPDLWLIFAPIKKARTDFIVEKAAEMGAARILPVQTDFTNSERIRQDRLQAHAVEAAEQCGGTFVPEVTDLQKLSRLLDHWPQERQLMFCDEAEVGQRLFLDRVEGGGRPGAEGRCPAYRPGEVSQPGSWAILIGPEGGFSEAERKRLHGMEQAHVVSLGPRILRADTAAVAAMTLWQQSLGDW, encoded by the coding sequence ATGAGTGCGAAGATCAGACTGTATGTAGAGCACCCCTTGGGGGCAGGGCAAACCATTCCTTTGGACCGGGATCAGGCACATTACCTCTTCGGGGTGATGCGGCAGGCTGTCGGCGCCAAGGTGGCCCTGTTCAACGGGCGTGATGGAGAATGGCTGGCCGAGGTAGCCGAAGCAGGCAAACGCGGCGGGGTATTGAGCTGTCTTGAGCAGACGCGCCCCTTGCAGATGCCGCCAGACCTGTGGCTGATTTTTGCCCCGATCAAGAAGGCGCGCACCGATTTCATCGTCGAAAAGGCCGCCGAGATGGGCGCGGCGCGAATCCTGCCGGTGCAGACCGACTTCACCAATTCCGAGCGTATTCGCCAGGACCGGCTACAGGCCCACGCGGTGGAGGCGGCCGAGCAATGCGGTGGTACCTTCGTTCCCGAGGTGACGGATCTGCAGAAACTGTCGCGCCTGCTGGATCACTGGCCGCAGGAGCGTCAGTTGATGTTCTGCGACGAGGCCGAGGTGGGGCAGAGGCTGTTTCTGGATCGCGTCGAGGGTGGCGGCCGTCCGGGGGCGGAGGGGCGCTGCCCGGCCTATCGTCCGGGCGAAGTCTCTCAGCCAGGATCCTGGGCCATCCTCATCGGTCCCGAAGGCGGTTTCTCTGAGGCTGAGCGCAAGCGTCTGCACGGGATGGAGCAGGCCCATGTGGTCAGCCTTGGCCCGCGGATCCTGCGCGCCGACACCGCAGCGGTGGCGGCAATGACCCTGTGGCAGCAAAGTCTCGGGGATTGGTGA
- a CDS encoding GNAT family N-acetyltransferase, translated as MVWRAARAADIPQIERLLRQHLQSSMFLLGNLQDPGNGQEMDLWVQDDHSGVFGLTEAGMVLMQAPHARAEDWQEASALLAGRSIVGCAGDTAQLRAFLAASDLVSCPTRLDENEPGFSLDLDQLEIPKAEQAALIPLAAAPRDLVLDWRAAYHREVLGAGAEVSEEKAAQDIAGYLDRDSHRVLSIAGQPVAMTGFNAQIPEVVQIGGVYTPPGLRGRGLARLAVALHLDEARKAGAQRAVLFAASPAAARAYEAIGFRPAGSFSLVLFAPEQEVP; from the coding sequence ATGGTCTGGCGCGCCGCCCGCGCGGCTGACATTCCGCAGATAGAGCGCCTGCTGCGCCAGCATCTGCAAAGCTCGATGTTCCTTCTGGGCAACCTGCAGGATCCCGGCAATGGACAGGAGATGGATCTTTGGGTGCAGGATGACCACTCGGGCGTCTTTGGTCTGACAGAGGCGGGCATGGTGCTGATGCAGGCGCCCCACGCGCGCGCCGAAGACTGGCAGGAGGCATCTGCGCTGCTGGCCGGGCGGAGCATCGTGGGCTGCGCCGGAGACACCGCACAGCTGCGCGCCTTTCTCGCCGCCAGCGATCTTGTCTCCTGCCCGACCCGGCTGGATGAAAACGAGCCGGGGTTCTCCCTTGACCTTGACCAGCTGGAAATACCGAAGGCTGAACAGGCGGCGCTGATCCCGCTGGCCGCGGCGCCGCGCGATCTGGTGCTGGACTGGCGGGCGGCATATCATCGCGAAGTTCTGGGGGCCGGGGCGGAGGTCAGTGAAGAAAAGGCGGCGCAGGATATCGCCGGTTACCTTGACCGTGACAGCCACCGGGTTCTTTCAATTGCCGGACAACCGGTTGCCATGACAGGGTTCAATGCCCAGATACCGGAGGTGGTGCAGATCGGTGGCGTCTATACGCCGCCGGGTTTGCGGGGCAGGGGGTTGGCGCGCCTTGCCGTCGCCCTGCATCTGGACGAGGCCCGCAAGGCCGGGGCGCAGCGGGCCGTGTTGTTCGCCGCCAGCCCGGCAGCAGCGCGCGCCTATGAGGCAATCGGGTTCCGGCCCGCTGGATCATTTTCTCTGGTGCTTTTTGCCCCGGAACAGGAGGTGCCATGA
- a CDS encoding glutamate--cysteine ligase has translation MSIPQSGGGPIERHEQMAEYLASGCKPSADWRIGTEHEKFGYCKDTLKPLPYAGQRSIQAVLEGLRDRYGWSPVTEGGNLIGLTKDGANVSLEPGGALELSGAPLETIHETCDEVNVHLREVKEIADKIGVGFIGLGAAPIWTHDEMPLMPKGRYRLMNDYMAKVGTMGRDMMRRTTTVQVNLDFASEADMVQKLRVALALQPVATALFANSPFFEGIPNGHKSWRSKIWRHLDDARTGMLPFVFEKGMGFERYVEYALDVPMYFVYRDGEYINALGQSFRDFLNGKLPALPGETPTLSDWADHLTTAFPEARIKKYMEMRGADGGPWRRLCALPAFWVGLMYDQNSLDAAWDLVKGWDAETREALRVGAAEQALQAEVGDIKMHDLARQVLEISEAGLKARARPGAGGMVPDETHFLNALKESIDSGKVPADELLEHYHGDWNGDLTRIYAEYSY, from the coding sequence ATGTCCATTCCCCAGTCCGGCGGCGGACCGATCGAACGCCACGAACAGATGGCCGAATACCTGGCCTCCGGCTGTAAACCGAGCGCCGACTGGCGCATCGGCACCGAGCACGAGAAGTTCGGCTATTGCAAGGATACGCTGAAACCGCTGCCCTACGCCGGTCAACGCTCGATCCAGGCGGTACTGGAAGGGCTGCGTGATCGTTATGGCTGGTCGCCCGTCACCGAAGGCGGCAACCTCATTGGTCTGACCAAGGATGGCGCCAACGTCAGCCTTGAACCCGGCGGGGCGCTGGAGCTTTCGGGCGCGCCTCTGGAAACCATTCACGAGACCTGCGACGAGGTAAACGTCCACCTGCGCGAGGTGAAGGAAATCGCCGACAAGATCGGCGTCGGTTTCATCGGCCTTGGCGCCGCTCCGATCTGGACCCATGACGAGATGCCGCTGATGCCCAAGGGGCGTTACCGGCTGATGAACGATTACATGGCCAAGGTCGGCACCATGGGCCGGGACATGATGCGCCGCACCACCACGGTGCAGGTGAACCTTGATTTCGCCTCTGAGGCCGACATGGTGCAGAAACTGCGCGTCGCCCTGGCGTTGCAGCCGGTGGCCACTGCGCTGTTTGCCAATTCGCCTTTCTTCGAAGGTATACCCAACGGCCACAAGTCCTGGCGCAGCAAGATCTGGCGCCATCTCGACGATGCCCGCACCGGCATGCTGCCCTTCGTCTTTGAAAAGGGCATGGGATTTGAACGCTACGTGGAATACGCGCTCGATGTGCCGATGTATTTCGTCTACCGCGATGGTGAATACATCAACGCGCTGGGTCAGTCCTTCCGCGATTTCCTCAATGGCAAACTGCCCGCGCTGCCCGGTGAAACCCCGACGCTCAGCGATTGGGCTGACCACCTGACCACCGCCTTTCCCGAGGCGCGGATCAAGAAATACATGGAGATGCGCGGCGCCGATGGCGGCCCCTGGCGCAGGCTCTGCGCGCTGCCGGCCTTCTGGGTGGGTCTGATGTACGACCAAAACAGCCTCGATGCGGCCTGGGATCTGGTCAAGGGCTGGGATGCGGAAACCCGCGAGGCCCTGCGCGTGGGCGCGGCGGAACAGGCGCTGCAGGCCGAGGTCGGAGACATCAAGATGCACGATCTGGCGCGTCAGGTGCTGGAGATTTCCGAGGCAGGCCTCAAGGCGCGCGCCCGTCCCGGCGCTGGTGGCATGGTCCCTGACGAGACGCATTTCCTGAATGCACTGAAGGAAAGCATCGACAGCGGCAAGGTCCCGGCAGACGAACTGCTGGAGCATTATCACGGCGACTGGAACGGCGATCTGACCCGGATCTACGCCGAATACAGCTACTGA
- a CDS encoding GbsR/MarR family transcriptional regulator, whose amino-acid sequence MNLTPAMQNFILHWGEMGSKWGVNRSVAQIHALLHISPDALTAEEICDTLNLARSNVSNGLKELQSQGLVKSSRQLGDRRDHFTSIRDMFDLVDAVIAARREREFAPTLRALEEVMAEAEEDNTPKVIKARMGETLRVMQMFDDWYMDFSRLPRAVHLAVLKMGSKLVRFLPGGKSD is encoded by the coding sequence ATGAACCTCACCCCGGCCATGCAGAACTTCATCCTCCACTGGGGCGAAATGGGCTCCAAATGGGGCGTGAACCGGTCTGTTGCGCAGATCCACGCGCTCTTGCATATCTCGCCCGATGCGCTGACCGCCGAGGAAATTTGCGACACGCTGAACCTTGCCCGCTCCAACGTGTCCAACGGGCTAAAGGAACTACAGTCACAAGGGCTGGTCAAATCCTCCCGCCAGCTGGGCGACCGACGCGATCATTTCACCTCGATCCGCGACATGTTCGATCTGGTGGATGCCGTGATCGCCGCCCGCCGTGAACGCGAGTTCGCCCCTACCTTACGCGCCCTTGAAGAGGTCATGGCCGAGGCCGAAGAGGACAACACCCCCAAGGTCATCAAGGCGCGCATGGGCGAGACCCTGCGCGTGATGCAGATGTTTGATGACTGGTACATGGACTTTTCCCGCCTGCCCCGCGCGGTGCATCTGGCGGTGCTGAAGATGGGATCGAAACTGGTGCGCTTCCTGCCCGGCGGTAAATCCGACTAG
- a CDS encoding YHS domain-containing (seleno)protein has product MNKFKTIVSGVALSVALATSAMAAGVELNASSTGLALQGYDPVAYFTVGEPTPGNWKITALHNDALYRFASEENKVAFEKNPEAYLPEYGGYCAFGAAMGFKFDGDPTLWKIVDDKLYLNLATDIQERWEGDVAGFIEKADANWGDIEHKDPVELQNQ; this is encoded by the coding sequence ATGAACAAATTCAAGACTATTGTGAGCGGTGTCGCGCTGTCCGTTGCACTGGCGACTTCGGCGATGGCAGCAGGCGTGGAACTGAACGCGTCCTCGACCGGCCTGGCCCTGCAAGGCTACGACCCGGTTGCATATTTCACCGTTGGTGAGCCGACCCCCGGCAACTGGAAAATCACCGCGCTGCACAACGACGCTCTGTATCGCTTTGCTTCCGAAGAAAACAAAGTTGCATTTGAAAAGAACCCCGAAGCCTACCTGCCCGAGTACGGCGGATACTGCGCATTCGGCGCGGCCATGGGCTTCAAATTCGACGGCGACCCGACCCTGTGGAAAATCGTTGACGACAAACTGTACCTGAACCTGGCAACCGACATCCAGGAGCGCTGGGAAGGTGACGTCGCAGGCTTCATCGAAAAAGCCGACGCAAACTGGGGCGACATCGAGCACAAAGATCCGGTTGAGCTGCAGAACCAGTAA
- a CDS encoding GGDEF domain-containing protein produces the protein MFKIRSEADKWKYVVGITGMAVCLSVLLTWLLLGDGLTTDMLRASILGPLLIAPPACLMSANRSLEIHQLNKQLEHLLAHDQMTNLLSRSHFMRQMHEMQGDLRGSFLMLDIDLFKQVNDTYGHLVGDEVIRRVAAVIEEHVKQDGLAARYGGEEFVVCLPQKDLDDAMQRAEDIRQAVERQTVKVLDKELNCTISIGLGYADGRNPVEEVLRRADEALYLAKRQGRNRVGAPLPLAT, from the coding sequence ATGTTTAAAATTCGCTCCGAGGCCGACAAATGGAAATATGTCGTGGGCATTACCGGCATGGCCGTTTGCCTTTCGGTTCTGCTGACATGGCTGTTGCTGGGGGATGGGCTGACGACCGATATGCTTCGGGCTTCGATTCTGGGGCCGCTGCTGATCGCGCCGCCTGCCTGCCTGATGTCGGCCAACCGCTCGCTTGAAATCCACCAGCTTAACAAACAGCTGGAGCATCTTTTGGCCCATGACCAGATGACCAACCTGCTCAGCCGCAGTCATTTCATGCGGCAGATGCATGAGATGCAGGGGGATCTACGGGGCAGTTTCCTCATGCTGGATATCGACCTGTTCAAGCAGGTGAACGATACCTATGGCCACCTTGTAGGGGATGAGGTGATCCGCCGCGTCGCCGCGGTGATTGAAGAACACGTGAAGCAGGACGGGCTGGCGGCGCGCTATGGCGGCGAGGAATTCGTGGTCTGCCTGCCGCAAAAGGATCTCGATGATGCCATGCAGCGCGCCGAGGACATCCGGCAGGCGGTGGAGCGGCAGACCGTCAAGGTGCTGGACAAAGAGCTGAACTGCACGATTTCCATCGGGCTTGGCTATGCCGATGGCCGCAACCCGGTGGAGGAGGTGCTGCGGCGCGCAGATGAGGCGCTTTATCTGGCCAAGCGTCAAGGTCGCAACCGCGTTGGGGCGCCGCTGCCGCTGGCCACATAG
- the plsY gene encoding glycerol-3-phosphate 1-O-acyltransferase PlsY has product MPAFDTPFLMMLLWALVGYGLGSIPFGLVLTRLMGLGNLRDIGSGNIGTTNVLRTGSKLAALLTLLLDGGKGAVAVILARMLAGEDAAQLAGLAAFLGHCFPVWLGFKGGKGVATFLGLMLALAWPVGVAACLTWLAGAAITRMSSASALLSALAAPVWALLLGVPQIVALTIALTVIVFWRHSENIARLRAGTEPKIGQK; this is encoded by the coding sequence ATGCCTGCATTCGACACCCCGTTCCTGATGATGCTGCTCTGGGCCCTTGTGGGTTACGGGCTGGGGTCAATTCCCTTTGGTCTGGTGCTGACGCGGCTGATGGGACTTGGCAACCTGCGGGACATCGGATCGGGCAATATCGGCACCACCAATGTGCTGCGTACCGGATCGAAACTGGCGGCCTTGCTGACGCTGCTCCTGGATGGCGGCAAGGGCGCGGTCGCAGTCATTCTGGCGCGGATGCTGGCCGGAGAGGACGCGGCGCAACTGGCAGGTCTTGCGGCCTTCCTCGGCCATTGTTTCCCGGTCTGGCTGGGCTTCAAGGGTGGCAAGGGCGTTGCGACCTTCCTGGGCCTGATGCTGGCCCTGGCCTGGCCGGTGGGCGTTGCTGCCTGCCTGACCTGGCTGGCAGGCGCTGCGATCACCCGCATGTCATCGGCTTCGGCGCTATTGTCAGCGCTGGCCGCCCCGGTTTGGGCACTGCTGCTGGGTGTGCCGCAGATCGTGGCGCTGACCATTGCCCTGACCGTGATCGTTTTCTGGCGCCATTCGGAAAACATCGCCCGCCTGCGCGCCGGAACCGAACCGAAAATCGGCCAGAAATAA